From the genome of Geobacter sp. SVR, one region includes:
- a CDS encoding ABC transporter permease, with translation MFFMMLKQSFFRGRRRKVLAAATIVLSASLITALMNISIDVGDKMAREMKSYGANINVVPKSEAIPLEIGGVDYNPLKDRVFINEADLPKIKEIFWHNNIAGFAPFLKTPVTLAGANGKGVNLIGTWFDKQVPIAGDDEFHTGTKVVFPYWQVQGTWPAETGSGNTGDSDILAGAALARELSLKAGDRITVRSAGKEPREERYTIRGILTTGGPEESALVAPLAAVQKLAGRPGQVQSVSVSALTVPEDKLSRKARHSADSLDSAEYDRWYCTAYVSSVSLQIEEAIPNVTSRPIWQVAAGEGAVVGKIQLLMIVVTIAAFIASGLGISSLMVTTIMERAKEIGLMKALGAADWEVYLLFLSESAVVGVVGGLVGCGAGAILSQIIGLSIFGSTVSFSPIVIPVNIAVSVLIALSGSFMPSRLITRLHPAEVLHGRR, from the coding sequence ATGTTTTTCATGATGTTGAAACAGTCCTTTTTCCGGGGGCGCCGCAGAAAGGTGCTGGCCGCCGCCACCATAGTCCTGTCGGCCAGCCTGATCACCGCGTTGATGAACATCTCCATCGACGTGGGGGACAAGATGGCCCGGGAAATGAAATCCTACGGGGCCAACATCAACGTGGTTCCCAAAAGCGAAGCCATTCCCCTGGAGATCGGCGGGGTGGACTACAACCCGCTCAAGGACCGGGTCTTCATCAATGAAGCCGATCTGCCCAAGATCAAGGAGATCTTCTGGCACAACAACATCGCCGGCTTTGCTCCGTTCCTGAAGACGCCGGTAACCCTGGCCGGGGCGAACGGCAAGGGGGTCAACCTGATCGGCACCTGGTTCGACAAGCAGGTGCCCATTGCCGGGGACGACGAGTTTCATACCGGCACCAAGGTGGTGTTCCCCTACTGGCAGGTGCAGGGGACCTGGCCCGCGGAAACGGGAAGCGGGAATACCGGGGACAGCGACATTCTGGCGGGCGCCGCCCTGGCCCGCGAGTTGAGCCTGAAGGCCGGAGACCGGATAACGGTCAGGTCAGCCGGAAAGGAGCCCCGCGAAGAGCGCTACACCATCCGGGGCATCCTGACCACCGGCGGCCCTGAGGAGTCGGCCCTGGTGGCTCCCCTGGCCGCGGTGCAGAAGCTTGCCGGCCGGCCGGGCCAGGTACAGTCCGTCAGCGTGAGCGCCCTGACCGTGCCCGAAGACAAGCTGTCCCGCAAGGCGCGCCACAGCGCCGACAGCCTCGATTCCGCCGAGTACGACCGCTGGTATTGCACGGCCTATGTCAGCTCCGTATCGCTGCAGATCGAAGAAGCCATTCCGAATGTCACCTCCCGCCCCATCTGGCAGGTGGCGGCCGGCGAAGGCGCGGTGGTGGGCAAAATCCAGTTGTTGATGATCGTGGTGACCATTGCCGCCTTCATCGCCTCGGGCCTGGGCATCTCGTCGCTGATGGTTACCACCATCATGGAGCGGGCCAAGGAGATCGGTCTGATGAAGGCCCTGGGTGCCGCCGACTGGGAGGTGTACCTCCTGTTTCTGAGCGAATCGGCCGTGGTGGGGGTCGTTGGCGGTCTTGTGGGGTGCGGGGCCGGCGCGATCCTGTCCCAGATCATCGGGCTCTCCATTTTCGGCTCCACCGTATCGTTCAGCCCGATCGTCATCCCGGTTAACATCGCTGTTTCGGTATTGATCGCCCTTTCCGGTTCCTTCATGCCCTCCCGGCTGATAACCAGGCTCCATCCCGCGGAGGTGCTCCATGGCAGGCGATAA
- a CDS encoding Fe-S-containing protein: protein MLAFLVNFVHAFIPLSLVIGLLIPLLPQTGGKRPCRPLMIAVACGILAGCILHPLALRHETITAARTVLNGTALAAALLNAAALVFIPQRSRIRDTLVHGAALFFAGTLAVVSGFSFSAFVTEQTVSASSVLNTELILNLAGILAGLSLTGLLVPLTVHMSARNGKRTVRGLLLLVSALLMTAWSADLLLGMMRLELVELTSTRVSIVARIGKYTPLISYLLILAVATLSLAFFRNRPKAAPDALAEMGMAERRKTLSRVLLEQRWFRGALATVLLLVTALLYHDLYASRPPKISEPLRLTPDNRGIIRVKVEDLADGNLHRYAYVTDDGHVVRFFMINRSGGRKIGVVYDACMLCGDMGYLQEKNEVICIACNVRIFIPSIGKAGGCNPIPLPHQIEGGEVLVSAAELDKGARYFSQVVTVKVKDPVSGKELISRDAPQRYEYKGRTYFFESAGTLERFQAEPDKYVGQQESRYFRAQGFRES from the coding sequence ATGCTGGCCTTTCTGGTTAATTTCGTCCATGCCTTCATACCCCTGTCGCTGGTGATCGGGCTGCTGATCCCCCTGCTGCCGCAAACCGGTGGGAAACGCCCCTGCCGTCCCCTGATGATTGCCGTGGCCTGCGGCATACTGGCCGGTTGCATCCTTCACCCGCTGGCGCTGCGCCATGAAACCATCACTGCGGCGCGCACCGTCCTTAACGGCACAGCCCTGGCGGCGGCCCTGCTCAATGCAGCCGCCCTTGTGTTCATCCCTCAACGCAGCCGGATACGGGACACCCTCGTTCATGGAGCGGCGCTCTTCTTTGCCGGCACCCTGGCCGTTGTATCGGGCTTCTCCTTTTCAGCCTTCGTTACCGAACAGACCGTCTCGGCCAGTTCGGTGCTGAACACCGAACTGATCCTGAACCTGGCCGGAATTCTGGCCGGGCTGTCGCTTACCGGCCTACTCGTTCCCCTGACGGTTCACATGAGCGCGCGCAACGGGAAGCGGACCGTCAGAGGCCTGCTGCTGTTGGTCTCGGCACTGCTGATGACCGCCTGGTCGGCTGACCTGCTGCTGGGCATGATGCGCCTGGAACTGGTCGAGCTTACCAGCACCCGCGTCTCGATCGTCGCCAGGATCGGCAAATACACCCCCCTGATTTCCTATCTCCTGATACTGGCCGTGGCGACCCTTTCCCTGGCCTTTTTCCGGAACCGGCCGAAGGCCGCGCCCGATGCACTGGCGGAAATGGGAATGGCGGAACGGAGAAAGACGCTCAGCCGGGTGCTGCTGGAGCAGCGCTGGTTCCGCGGTGCCCTGGCAACGGTGCTGCTGCTCGTGACGGCGCTCCTGTACCATGATCTCTACGCCTCCCGCCCCCCCAAGATTTCGGAGCCGCTGCGGCTGACGCCCGACAACCGGGGGATCATCCGGGTGAAGGTCGAGGACCTGGCGGACGGCAATCTCCACCGCTACGCCTATGTGACCGACGACGGGCACGTGGTGCGCTTTTTCATGATCAACCGCTCCGGTGGCAGGAAGATCGGCGTGGTCTACGACGCCTGCATGCTGTGCGGCGACATGGGATACCTGCAGGAAAAGAACGAAGTCATCTGCATTGCCTGCAACGTGCGGATCTTCATTCCCTCCATCGGCAAGGCCGGGGGCTGCAACCCCATCCCCCTTCCCCACCAGATCGAGGGGGGCGAGGTGCTGGTCAGCGCGGCGGAACTGGACAAGGGTGCCCGCTATTTCTCCCAGGTGGTCACGGTAAAGGTCAAGGACCCGGTCAGCGGCAAGGAGCTGATCAGCCGCGATGCGCCTCAGCGCTACGAATACAAGGGTCGCACCTATTTCTTCGAGTCGGCCGGAACGCTGGAACGCTTCCAGGCCGAGCCCGACAAGTATGTGGGACAGCAGGAATCGCGCTATTTCCGGGCGCAGGGTTTCCGGGAGTCGTAA
- a CDS encoding iron transporter — translation MKKLLTGCLMAGLLSGLSLAAYGAEKMKEYPAGEEKEINHMKIAAVYLRPIDMEPRGADLAASQADIHLEADIHALKGNPNGFGAGEWIPYLTVTYKLENLDTGAKKEGKFMPMVAKDGPHYGSNIKMMGAGNYKVTYTIDSPAKQGFGRHTDAYSGVGKWFQTFTVDYKFKYVPIK, via the coding sequence ATGAAAAAGCTGTTGACCGGTTGCCTGATGGCGGGCCTTTTGTCGGGGCTTTCCCTGGCTGCATATGGGGCGGAGAAGATGAAGGAGTATCCGGCGGGCGAGGAAAAGGAAATCAATCACATGAAGATCGCTGCCGTGTATCTCCGGCCGATCGACATGGAACCGCGCGGTGCCGATCTGGCTGCATCGCAGGCTGACATCCACCTGGAAGCGGATATCCATGCCCTCAAAGGAAACCCGAACGGCTTCGGCGCCGGTGAATGGATTCCCTACCTGACCGTGACCTACAAGCTGGAGAACCTGGATACGGGCGCCAAGAAGGAAGGCAAGTTCATGCCCATGGTCGCCAAGGACGGCCCCCACTACGGCAGCAACATCAAGATGATGGGTGCCGGCAACTACAAGGTCACCTATACCATCGACTCTCCCGCCAAGCAGGGCTTTGGCCGCCATACCGACGCATACAGCGGCGTCGGCAAATGGTTCCAGACCTTTACCGTTGATTACAAGTTCAAGTACGTACCGATCAAGTAG
- a CDS encoding FTR1 family protein → MGRMVRMLRAAGIFCAVALMVATGLVSTAAAKDKHALNYRELIEETGTFLNQALDLYRKGDQQGAKRKAQAAYFEVYENLEGPIRVNVSAKKNIELEEEFVAIRKMIVAGEPAGSVEKKITDFMAQLRTLAPELEGGVELVAEADKGAKPKHAEESAESGKAQGEPVWLQALETVRTGLANALETYRKGDRKKAAELVVQAQFEGYKNTLLETAVRRSVSQKKDFENNSGFSEIQAMIAKGTAPAEVEQRMKLLSDEIKADLPALALVEGAVSKREAAGTAANATSGKDWSAVTADLFREIDKAIALYKQGSVKEALLAMQDTYFDVFEASGMEAKIGSRDANFKVTLEGHFSRIVGQMKNHADASELEASLGAMKGDFAKAVDMLGTGSDSPMAIFIYSLMIILREGFEAILIITAIIAYLVKTGNRDKLKVIYNGSIAALVLSVITAVLVKWVFKTSAASQEIMEGATMLLACVVLFSISYWLISKAEAQKWSAYLKDKVGDSISSSSMWTLWFTAFLAVYREGAETVLFYQALAVDAGSASGLTALVAGFAIGCGLLVVIYLAMRHGAVKLPIRPFFLFTGALMYYMAFVFAGKGVMELIEGKMFTPSLISWMPSLPFIGVYPYVQTLIPQALIVLAALAGLAVVSRQRNLHAEQTAAKDNLQNV, encoded by the coding sequence ATGGGAAGAATGGTACGAATGCTGAGAGCGGCTGGCATCTTCTGCGCCGTGGCGCTGATGGTTGCGACGGGGCTCGTCTCCACTGCGGCAGCCAAGGATAAGCACGCCCTGAATTATCGGGAGCTGATCGAGGAAACAGGCACCTTCCTGAACCAGGCCCTCGACCTGTACCGCAAGGGTGACCAACAGGGAGCCAAGCGCAAGGCCCAGGCGGCCTACTTCGAAGTGTACGAAAACCTCGAAGGCCCGATCCGCGTCAATGTCTCAGCCAAAAAGAACATCGAGCTGGAGGAGGAGTTTGTCGCCATCCGCAAGATGATCGTGGCCGGGGAACCGGCGGGCTCGGTGGAAAAGAAGATAACCGACTTCATGGCCCAGTTGCGGACCCTGGCCCCTGAACTGGAAGGAGGGGTCGAACTCGTCGCTGAAGCCGACAAGGGTGCAAAACCGAAACATGCCGAAGAGAGTGCCGAATCCGGCAAGGCGCAGGGAGAACCGGTCTGGCTCCAGGCGCTGGAAACCGTGCGCACCGGCCTGGCAAATGCCCTTGAGACCTACCGGAAAGGAGACCGCAAAAAAGCGGCCGAGCTGGTGGTTCAGGCCCAGTTCGAAGGCTACAAGAACACGCTGCTCGAAACGGCGGTCAGACGTTCCGTCTCCCAAAAGAAAGATTTCGAGAACAATTCCGGGTTTTCCGAAATTCAGGCCATGATCGCCAAGGGGACCGCTCCGGCCGAGGTGGAGCAGCGCATGAAACTCCTGTCGGACGAGATCAAAGCGGATCTGCCGGCACTGGCCCTGGTGGAGGGCGCAGTTTCCAAACGCGAAGCAGCCGGAACCGCCGCCAACGCCACCTCGGGCAAGGATTGGAGCGCGGTTACGGCAGACCTGTTCCGTGAGATCGACAAGGCCATTGCCCTGTACAAGCAGGGTTCGGTGAAAGAGGCGCTCCTGGCCATGCAGGACACCTACTTCGACGTCTTCGAAGCCAGCGGCATGGAGGCCAAGATCGGCAGCCGGGACGCCAACTTCAAGGTAACCCTGGAAGGACACTTCAGCAGGATCGTGGGGCAGATGAAGAACCATGCCGATGCCTCGGAACTGGAAGCCTCCCTGGGCGCCATGAAAGGGGATTTTGCCAAGGCCGTGGACATGCTCGGCACCGGCAGCGATTCTCCCATGGCCATCTTCATCTACTCGCTGATGATCATCCTGAGGGAAGGCTTCGAAGCGATCCTGATCATCACCGCCATCATCGCCTATCTGGTCAAGACCGGCAACCGGGACAAGCTCAAGGTCATCTACAACGGCAGCATTGCCGCCCTGGTGCTGAGCGTGATCACGGCGGTGCTGGTGAAATGGGTCTTCAAGACATCGGCCGCCAGCCAGGAAATCATGGAAGGGGCAACCATGCTGCTGGCCTGCGTGGTGCTGTTCAGCATCAGTTACTGGCTGATCTCCAAGGCCGAAGCCCAGAAATGGAGTGCCTACCTCAAGGATAAGGTGGGAGATTCGATTTCCTCCAGCTCCATGTGGACCCTGTGGTTCACCGCCTTCCTGGCGGTCTACCGCGAAGGGGCCGAAACCGTGCTCTTCTACCAGGCCCTGGCAGTCGATGCCGGCAGCGCCTCCGGCCTGACCGCTCTGGTGGCCGGGTTTGCCATCGGCTGCGGCCTGCTGGTGGTGATCTACCTGGCCATGCGCCACGGTGCCGTCAAGCTGCCCATACGCCCTTTCTTCCTCTTCACCGGTGCGCTCATGTACTACATGGCGTTCGTCTTCGCCGGCAAAGGGGTCATGGAGCTGATCGAAGGGAAAATGTTCACCCCTTCGCTGATCTCGTGGATGCCGTCCCTGCCCTTCATCGGCGTCTATCCCTACGTGCAGACCCTGATCCCCCAGGCGCTGATCGTCCTGGCCGCCCTGGCGGGACTGGCCGTGGTATCACGGCAGCGGAACCTGCATGCAGAACAGACGGCAGCCAAGGATAATCTTCAAAACGTGTAA
- a CDS encoding alginate export family protein yields the protein MFKRILPILSTTLLLAGAAHAQEGAGTMDQAPQMNQAQEGAGERQIPEQVNAENWAYQEIKDLVDKYEAQKKLPEGKPCSKGELAQCLLSVLEKVVDKYDKEGGGALLRDDLVRISALHEALEGELTKQPEYGAKRASIEDILDLVEPETPAYTYKFGVNGFLRGEWGRNFRLFDGHEPGFDMGQFTWRVKPFAYWHPTDYLDIHLEGQGYGFTGGNGEFDRFNLYQGFVEARTPGHDWAALKGGRQEFVYGSAFIQGADTAFDGMTFDGARLRLKPLAGLSVDLLGGVYAKPFSGGQTGNLWGAYATYAPTEDSTLDLYVFRDNQAAEGEPQRGEYLDTWGLRSVSKLGPLSLEIEPVFQTGKLGGEDVNAYGGHADLTGEFELGGFKNALTFGYAIGSGDQNAADGISSRKEFRNPNNDTSIVGDMHLFGDLSGIDVAGSHASGLQVYTLGWGIELTDSLSFAATGHKFMANNVPTGIVSRHLGIEADFGLTWKIQKNLALTLAYDHFFTEGFFREASGSSKDLSYAYAMLTFNWDKTKRKAVKE from the coding sequence ATGTTTAAGAGGATACTGCCGATACTATCGACCACGCTGCTGTTGGCGGGGGCGGCACATGCCCAGGAAGGCGCGGGCACCATGGACCAGGCGCCCCAGATGAACCAGGCCCAGGAAGGGGCCGGCGAACGTCAGATCCCGGAGCAGGTAAATGCCGAGAACTGGGCCTACCAGGAGATCAAGGATCTGGTGGACAAGTACGAGGCCCAGAAAAAGCTGCCCGAAGGCAAGCCGTGTTCAAAAGGTGAGCTGGCCCAGTGTCTGCTTTCCGTTCTGGAAAAGGTCGTGGACAAGTATGACAAGGAGGGGGGCGGAGCCCTGCTGCGTGACGATCTGGTCCGTATCTCCGCCTTGCACGAAGCTCTGGAAGGCGAGTTGACCAAGCAGCCCGAATACGGCGCAAAACGCGCCAGCATTGAGGATATCCTCGATCTGGTGGAGCCGGAAACGCCGGCCTACACCTACAAATTTGGGGTGAACGGTTTCCTGAGGGGCGAGTGGGGCAGGAATTTCCGGTTGTTCGACGGCCATGAACCCGGCTTCGATATGGGGCAGTTCACCTGGCGCGTCAAGCCGTTCGCGTACTGGCATCCCACCGATTACCTCGATATCCACCTGGAAGGACAGGGCTACGGCTTTACCGGCGGAAATGGCGAGTTCGACCGCTTCAATCTCTATCAGGGCTTCGTGGAGGCACGCACTCCCGGTCATGACTGGGCTGCACTCAAGGGAGGTCGTCAGGAGTTCGTGTACGGCAGCGCCTTTATCCAGGGTGCCGATACAGCCTTCGACGGTATGACCTTCGACGGTGCCCGCCTTCGCTTGAAGCCGCTGGCAGGGCTCAGTGTCGACCTGCTGGGGGGCGTGTATGCCAAGCCGTTCTCGGGTGGTCAGACCGGCAACCTGTGGGGCGCCTATGCCACCTATGCCCCGACCGAGGACAGCACGCTTGACCTGTACGTGTTCCGCGACAACCAGGCTGCCGAAGGCGAGCCCCAGCGGGGCGAATACCTGGATACCTGGGGTCTGCGCAGTGTCTCCAAACTGGGACCGCTCTCCCTGGAGATCGAGCCTGTCTTCCAGACCGGTAAACTGGGCGGCGAAGATGTCAACGCCTACGGCGGCCATGCCGACCTGACCGGCGAATTCGAACTGGGCGGATTCAAGAATGCCCTGACCTTCGGTTATGCCATCGGCTCCGGCGACCAGAATGCTGCCGACGGCATCTCCAGCAGGAAAGAATTCCGCAACCCCAACAACGATACCTCCATTGTGGGCGACATGCATCTGTTCGGCGATCTTTCCGGCATCGATGTGGCCGGAAGCCATGCCAGCGGTCTGCAGGTCTACACCCTGGGCTGGGGCATCGAACTCACCGACAGTCTGAGCTTTGCAGCCACCGGCCACAAGTTCATGGCCAACAACGTACCGACCGGCATCGTCAGCCGCCACCTGGGCATAGAAGCCGACTTCGGCCTGACCTGGAAGATCCAGAAGAACCTGGCCCTGACCCTGGCCTACGACCACTTCTTTACCGAGGGGTTCTTCCGGGAGGCTTCCGGCAGCAGCAAGGATCTGAGCTACGCTTATGCCATGCTGACCTTCAACTGGGACAAGACCAAGCGCAAGGCGGTCAAAGAATAA
- a CDS encoding DUF2325 domain-containing protein: MSVVLIGGMDRLERQYVDEAERAGVSLRVFNTAKPGIAAKLKNVDAVVIFTNKVSHRARNEALSAAKANKIPVFMHHACGVCTLRECLKCMHIINHTGGMKDV, from the coding sequence ATGAGCGTTGTCCTGATCGGCGGCATGGACCGCCTTGAACGGCAGTACGTGGACGAAGCCGAGCGCGCCGGTGTCAGCCTGCGTGTCTTCAATACGGCCAAACCGGGCATTGCAGCCAAGCTGAAGAATGTCGATGCCGTGGTGATCTTCACCAACAAGGTTTCCCACCGGGCCAGAAACGAGGCCCTGAGCGCCGCCAAGGCCAACAAGATACCGGTCTTTATGCACCATGCCTGCGGGGTGTGCACGCTCCGCGAATGTCTGAAGTGCATGCATATCATCAACCACACAGGAGGAATGAAGGATGTTTAA
- a CDS encoding rod shape-determining protein, whose product MVSMFKGTHWRQHVALDVGTATTRIAAGTSRTIEQPSCVGTKRALRNGVVVDGEAVSHMLKPLLDRTRAFGIVKPYVLTCAPSDARREERQSLFDSIMKAGAASVSMVPEPLAAAIGSGLDVSSPYAQMVIDIGEGVSDCAIIRSSKIRATCAIRIGCDRMRRAIVHAAHQAGCAAIDDSYADTLMRTCGLARSVDRTGSQMAAAALQPVLEEIAVTIDSFLRDIPDDLGCEVIESGICLTGGGALIPGVREFLEQRTGIGVTVSGNPRTSVVEGARAILPVIMLLNQWKQSSFKEKY is encoded by the coding sequence ATGGTATCCATGTTCAAAGGCACGCACTGGCGGCAGCATGTCGCATTGGATGTCGGCACGGCAACCACGAGAATTGCCGCAGGCACATCCCGGACGATAGAACAGCCCTCCTGCGTAGGTACGAAACGGGCACTCCGCAATGGAGTGGTGGTGGATGGCGAGGCGGTTTCGCACATGCTGAAACCGCTTCTGGACCGGACCAGGGCATTCGGAATCGTAAAACCGTACGTTCTGACCTGCGCTCCCAGCGATGCGCGGCGCGAAGAACGGCAATCCCTGTTCGACTCGATCATGAAGGCCGGCGCTGCATCGGTCTCCATGGTGCCCGAACCGCTCGCAGCAGCCATTGGATCGGGCCTTGACGTCTCTTCCCCCTACGCCCAGATGGTGATCGACATCGGCGAAGGGGTCAGTGACTGCGCCATCATACGATCGAGTAAAATTCGTGCCACCTGTGCAATCAGGATCGGGTGCGACCGGATGCGCCGCGCCATCGTGCATGCCGCGCACCAGGCAGGGTGCGCCGCCATCGACGATTCATATGCGGATACCCTGATGCGCACCTGCGGCCTTGCCCGTTCGGTCGACCGGACCGGCAGCCAGATGGCGGCCGCTGCCCTGCAACCGGTGCTGGAAGAGATCGCCGTCACCATTGACAGCTTTTTGCGGGATATACCCGATGATCTGGGATGCGAGGTCATCGAAAGCGGCATCTGCCTCACCGGCGGTGGTGCCCTGATTCCCGGCGTTCGGGAATTTCTCGAACAGCGCACCGGCATCGGCGTCACCGTCTCCGGCAATCCCCGCACTTCCGTGGTGGAAGGAGCGCGTGCCATCCTGCCGGTCATCATGCTGCTCAACCAGTGGAAACAGTCCTCCTTTAAAGAGAAGTACTGA
- a CDS encoding TIGR03915 family putative DNA repair protein has translation MHVYRYDNSFEGFICAVTEALGRQESHPEFTGERNGNNGLFSADICEVPYVRETALAFRKTFVETVSQSAFAAARYAFHSRKEGIERLLWRYFKLGLEAGPRLALMQATEPVHTVERLARQVSHEAHKFKGFVRFGEVADGFLYAPIEPVADILTLIAPHFVGRIGDRPWMIHDLGRAQAVLFDLRTWRLVTDVELLAQPDPAAGEQDYAGLWQRYFQRLAIPERHNPELQRKHVPLRYRKQLTEFNSPAKQAVDSSLSLD, from the coding sequence ATGCATGTTTATCGCTACGACAACAGCTTCGAGGGCTTTATCTGCGCCGTGACCGAAGCGCTCGGGCGGCAGGAGAGCCATCCCGAATTCACGGGCGAACGCAACGGCAACAACGGGCTTTTCAGTGCCGACATTTGCGAAGTGCCCTATGTACGGGAGACGGCGCTGGCCTTTCGGAAGACATTCGTGGAAACCGTCTCGCAGTCGGCTTTTGCCGCTGCCCGTTATGCCTTTCACAGCCGGAAGGAGGGGATCGAGCGATTGCTGTGGCGTTATTTCAAGCTGGGGCTTGAAGCAGGACCCCGCCTGGCCCTGATGCAGGCCACGGAGCCGGTGCACACCGTCGAACGCCTTGCGCGGCAGGTTTCCCACGAGGCGCACAAGTTCAAGGGATTTGTCAGATTCGGCGAGGTGGCCGACGGCTTTCTGTATGCGCCGATCGAACCGGTTGCCGATATCCTGACACTGATTGCGCCGCATTTTGTCGGCCGCATCGGGGACCGCCCCTGGATGATCCACGACCTCGGCCGCGCACAGGCTGTGCTGTTCGACCTCAGGACCTGGCGTCTGGTGACGGATGTCGAACTGCTGGCGCAGCCGGATCCGGCGGCCGGTGAACAGGACTACGCCGGTCTCTGGCAGCGCTACTTCCAGCGCCTTGCCATCCCTGAACGGCATAATCCGGAGCTGCAACGGAAACATGTTCCCCTCCGCTACAGAAAACAGCTGACCGAGTTCAATTCCCCCGCCAAACAGGCAGTTGACTCATCCCTTTCGCTGGACTAG
- a CDS encoding putative DNA modification/repair radical SAM protein yields the protein MTALPLEQRLEILADSAKYDVSCSSSGSSRTARPGGLGNTASGGICHTWTADGRCISLFKILLTNVCMYDCAYCLNRRSNDIPRATFTPDEIVALTMNFYRRNYIEGLFLSTGVIRSADYTMELLIDVARRLREQERFNGYIHLKLVPGADPLLVAQAGRYADRVSINIELPTRHSLALLAPDKPRESVINPMRQVSGLIVESRANRKESPRASRFAPAGQSTQLIVGATPESDREIITLTEGLYKRLELKRVYYSAFVPVSDDNRLPTLAPPPLLREHRLYQADWLLRFYGFAAHELLDDERPNLDMRFDPKSDWALRHLELFPVEVNRAEYEVLLRVPGIGVRSAQRIVQARRVTRLGEAELKKLGVVLRRARYFLTAGGRYLGGIRLDGPRLMERLLAPARRPARLDQLELFATTPAPADASALTGEL from the coding sequence ATGACAGCACTTCCCCTTGAACAGCGCCTGGAAATCCTGGCCGACAGCGCCAAATACGACGTTTCCTGTTCGTCCAGCGGCAGCAGTCGCACCGCTCGACCAGGCGGCCTCGGCAATACCGCTTCCGGCGGCATCTGCCATACCTGGACCGCGGACGGCCGCTGCATCTCGCTGTTCAAGATCCTCCTCACCAATGTCTGCATGTACGATTGCGCCTACTGCCTCAACCGCCGCTCCAACGACATCCCCCGCGCCACCTTTACCCCGGACGAAATCGTGGCCCTGACCATGAACTTTTACCGCCGCAATTACATCGAGGGACTGTTCCTCAGCACCGGCGTGATCCGTTCCGCGGATTACACCATGGAGCTTCTGATCGACGTGGCGCGCAGACTCCGGGAACAGGAGCGCTTCAACGGCTATATCCACCTCAAGCTGGTGCCGGGGGCTGATCCGCTTTTGGTCGCCCAGGCCGGACGCTATGCTGATCGGGTCAGCATCAACATCGAGCTTCCCACACGCCACAGCCTGGCGCTGCTGGCACCGGACAAACCGCGCGAATCGGTCATCAACCCCATGCGCCAGGTGAGCGGCCTGATTGTCGAATCGCGCGCCAACCGCAAGGAATCCCCCAGGGCGTCCCGCTTCGCTCCGGCCGGCCAGAGCACGCAACTGATCGTGGGAGCGACCCCGGAGAGCGACCGGGAGATCATCACCCTGACCGAAGGGCTGTATAAGCGCCTGGAACTGAAGCGGGTCTACTATTCGGCCTTTGTGCCGGTTTCGGACGACAACCGGCTGCCGACGCTCGCCCCTCCCCCGCTGCTGCGCGAGCATCGACTGTACCAGGCTGACTGGCTGCTCCGCTTTTACGGTTTTGCCGCCCACGAGTTGCTGGACGACGAGCGCCCCAACCTGGACATGCGCTTTGACCCCAAGAGCGACTGGGCCCTGCGGCACCTGGAGCTGTTCCCCGTAGAGGTCAACCGGGCCGAGTACGAGGTCCTGCTGCGGGTGCCAGGCATCGGGGTCCGCTCGGCCCAGCGGATCGTGCAGGCGCGGCGCGTCACGCGCCTGGGGGAGGCGGAGCTGAAAAAGCTGGGGGTGGTGCTGAGGCGGGCCCGATACTTCCTGACCGCCGGCGGACGCTATCTGGGGGGAATCAGACTGGATGGCCCGCGCCTGATGGAACGCCTGCTGGCGCCGGCACGGCGGCCGGCCCGCCTGGACCAGTTGGAGCTGTTTGCCACCACGCCTGCCCCAGCGGACGCTTCGGCCCTGACGGGAGAGTTGTGA